In Nostoc sp. UHCC 0926, a single genomic region encodes these proteins:
- a CDS encoding hemerythrin domain-containing protein gives MVATLDDTKRNAIALKLADLKALQQLVIEKEQLFLKEGLDAEIADRIRNFLNDDEKNLGVLETVIGQYGIQAEPRNIVREFIEKSRELFKSSELSLYDKVSQHELLKHQLVTTGLIIHKAAQKVGADVLLAIAPLNTVNFENRAHQEQLKGILEILGVRELTGQDADQGIWARVQDALAAVSGVVGSAVTQSSDKKDINIQDVIRLDHGKVNTLFTELLQSDNPQKIQEYFGQIYKDLTAHAEAEEEVVYPKVRPFYGQDNTQELYDEQAQMKRVLDKIKAISPSSSEFKDQVKQLMEAVGDHIRQEESTMFAAIRNNLSTEQSEQLATEFKAAKTRIQQKLGVVNEANV, from the coding sequence ATGGTAGCTACTTTAGATGATACGAAACGCAATGCTATTGCTCTGAAATTAGCAGACCTGAAAGCACTCCAACAATTAGTCATTGAAAAAGAGCAACTCTTTTTGAAAGAAGGACTTGATGCCGAAATTGCTGATCGCATCCGAAATTTCCTTAATGATGATGAAAAAAATCTTGGCGTTCTGGAAACTGTGATTGGTCAGTATGGCATTCAGGCTGAACCAAGAAATATCGTTAGAGAATTCATTGAAAAATCGAGAGAATTGTTCAAAAGTTCTGAGTTAAGCCTGTATGACAAAGTATCTCAGCATGAATTGCTGAAACATCAACTAGTAACCACTGGCTTGATAATTCACAAGGCTGCTCAAAAAGTTGGTGCTGACGTTTTACTAGCGATCGCACCTTTGAATACCGTTAATTTTGAGAACCGCGCTCACCAAGAACAACTCAAAGGTATTTTAGAAATTCTCGGTGTCCGCGAACTCACTGGACAAGATGCAGATCAAGGAATTTGGGCCCGTGTTCAAGACGCTTTGGCCGCAGTCAGTGGTGTGGTCGGTAGTGCTGTTACCCAAAGCAGCGACAAAAAGGATATAAATATCCAAGATGTTATCCGCCTCGATCATGGCAAGGTAAATACCCTATTTACCGAACTCCTGCAAAGCGATAATCCACAGAAGATCCAAGAGTACTTCGGTCAAATTTATAAGGATCTAACTGCTCACGCCGAAGCTGAAGAGGAAGTAGTATATCCAAAAGTACGTCCTTTCTACGGCCAAGATAACACTCAAGAATTGTATGACGAACAAGCCCAGATGAAGCGGGTGTTAGATAAAATTAAGGCTATCAGCCCTTCTTCATCTGAATTCAAAGATCAAGTTAAACAGCTTATGGAAGCTGTTGGCGATCATATTCGTCAAGAAGAAAGCACAATGTTTGCTGCCATCCGCAACAACTTGAGCACTGAGCAAAGCGAGCAACTGGCTACTGAATTCAAAGCTGCTAAGACCCGAATTCAACAAAAGCTAGGTGTTGTTAATGAAGCGAATGTGTAG